The genomic DNA GAGTCAGGGTCATGAAGGGGGGAAACGTTACACAACTGCGCAACTCGCTTCAGAAGCAGAAAATTTTTCGGAAACGACCTATCAGATTGTACAAGATGGCATTAATGAGCTATTGAACTTGGGATGTTCGCTGCAACAAGTGCGAGAGATTTTTCTCTCAGAAATTAACTGGCGCTTGCAGTGTAGTGCGCAGGTTCTAGTAACTGTTCCTCAAAGGGATATTGGCGCAGGGAAACTAATTTTGCAAGATTTAGAACCCACTTTGGGAGTACCGATTCAGTTGGTTGCCATGGAACAATTAACAGATGTTCTAGAAGAAACGGATTCAGCAACTGTTGTCACCAGCCGTTATTTTATTAAAGATGTTGACGCGATCGCGGCGCCGAAATCAGTGCGAGTCATTCCCGTTGATATCAATGACTACGCCAAAGAAATTAAAATCATTACTCAGTTACAAATCAACACTTGTTTAGGTATTGTCAGTTTAAGTTCTGGTTTTCTCGATGCTGCCGAACGTATTATTCACAGCTTACGTGGAGAAGAATTACTAATTATGAGTGCTCAAGCAACAAATCGGACTAAGCTCAAAGCACTCGTTCGCACGGCACAAACAATTATTTGTGATCAAGCAAGTTATCCCCAAGTGAAGCAAATAATCAATGAAATTTCTGATGACTTAATTCGTCCTCCAGAAGTAATTTGTAGCGAAAACTACATTAGTGCTGAATCAATTCGTCTTTTGCGACAAGAACTAGGTTTAGGACAGTCCTAGGAATTTTAATTAAGTTTTGCGGATGACTGGATTGGGCAGGATTTTGAAGCGATTGCTGATTCTGAAAACAGTAAACTTCTTAAATTGTAACAGTTCTTGACAGAACCACTAAAGTCGCATCATCGCGATGATAGCATTCGTTTAAAATGTCCCTATTTTATAAAACTGACCATGAGTGAATTACTTTCTGGACAAACTCCTATATTTGGCGGTAGTACGGGCGGCTTGCTAACAGCTGCTGAAACTGAAGAAAAATACGGTATTACTTGGACCAGTTCTAAAGAACAGGTATTTGAAATGCCCACAGGTGGTGCGGCAATTATGCGTGAAGGAGAAAATGTTTTCTACTTTGCACGCAAAGAACAATGTTTAGCATTAGGGACTCAATTGCGGACAAAATTTAAGCCTAAAATTGAGGACTTCAAAATTTATCGGATTTATCCCAATGGGGAAATTGAATATCTCCATCCTAAAGATGGTGTCTTCCCAGAGACTGTCAATGAAGGTCGTCCTTATGTGGGTAAAATTGACCGTAAAATTGGCGCCAATCCTGATCCGGCAACGGTTAAGTTTTCTGGGAAAGAACCCTACGAAGTTTAACTCACTCGCAGCATAGTCCTTAATTGTTCATTATTAATTCCCCACCTCAGGGTGGGGATTTTTTGTGTCACGCTCGTCACTCTCTGCTACGAATAAACCATTAAAATTGATCGTCCAAGGGGATAATTAACAAGCAATCACTTGTTCTTAACTTTGAAACGAAATGGCGTTTTATCAGGAAGATACAGCACTCAGACACATCGCTTGGCAAATTCTGGAAACAGTGTGGCAAACTTTTCCTGAATTAAAACGTAATCAAATTGCTTTGACTTGGTTAGTGTATGGTTCTCCGATACGAGGATTTAATTATCGCGGTGGGGAAGTTTTTTATCCCGCAAGTCTCGTCAAATTATTTTATTTGGTTGCGGTACAGGAATGGTTAAAACGGGGTATGATTGTCAACTCGACAGAGCTTAATCGTGCGATTCGGGATATGATTGTCGATTCTAGTAATGATGCCACGAGTTTGGTCGTTGATGTGTTGACAGGAACCACGAGCGGACCTGAACTTTCTCGGAATGCATTCCTCACTTGGCAATCACAACGGAATCTTGTCAATCGGTATTTCAAATCACTCCGTTGGGAAGAACTAGAACCGATTAACGTTAACCAAAAAACTTGGGGAGACGGTCCTTACGGACGAGAAAAGGCTTTTATCGGAGAATTTAGAGAGAATCAAAATCGACTAACAACCGATGCAGTAGCAAGATTATTCCATCAGATTGTTATGGGGAATGCTGCGGGATCGGGCTTCATGATGGATTTATTATTTCGTTCACTTCCTGTTTCTAAGTCTAATCTCGATGAAGCCGATCAAATTACAGGCTTTTTGGGAGAAGTTCTTCCCTCAGAAGCAAAACTCTGGTCAAAAGCAGGTTGGACAAGTTGGGTTCGCCATGATAGTGCTTATATTGAACTTCCTAACCATCCTCCCTATCTCCTGGTCATATTTACGCACCGTTCGCCGTCACCGCCTAATTCCCACCTGTTACCCTTCATTTCCGAGCAATTTCTCAATGCAATGATGAAATATTTTAATTGACGCGCTCCCAATGCAAGATTTTGTGATTCTTCTGGAGTACAGGACAAAAAATAAAAAGAGGGGTTGCCCAGTGAGATAACAAGGGATTTCATGGAAAATTACTACACCTTAGCAAGAACCTCCTATGAAACAAATTACTTTACTTCATAACACATTGAAAGTTTAGGAATTTTGTATAATTTTGAGTGTAGTCTTTTCCTTAAATTATATATCGATGTCTTATCGCTGACTCTAGCTGATTACCAAGTAAGAGAGTTTCATTCCGGCACTTCTTAATCAAACTTTGATCACAAAGCTGACAGAAAAGTATTATGGTTTATCAGGGACAATTTGGTAGTTACACAATTAATGAGCGCGATCGCGCTGAAGTAAAAATCTATCGCGGTGGATTACTCGTCGCCGCCCTTAGTTTTGCCATGGGAACGCTGTTCTTATTTTGGCAAGGAGCAACGCCATTTGTTTTAGAAAGCTTGACTTATTTATACGGATTATTTTCCCTTGGGTTGGGAATCAGTTTAATTACCATTCATATTTACTTATTACCACTGCATCGTCTCTTACAATTGTTTTGGTTAATCGGAACCTTTTCTGCAATAATAATTGGCATTAAAACCGATATTCCCCTTGCTTTATATGTTTATGATCATCCCTTAACTCTCTTAGGAATTGGCTTTACCTTTGCTGCACTAACGGGTATCTTCTTTAAAGAAGGATTCTGTTTTCATCGTATAGAAACCAAACTTCTCACGCCACTCGTTCCTATTTTATTGTTAGGACATTTGTTAGGAATGATTCCCTCTCCAATTGAGCAAATCCTACTGGCAATTTGGGTCATCCTTTTCCTCATTTTTGCTTTCAGAAAACTCCCTCAAAATATCCCTTCTGATATTGGAGATAAATCAGTTTTTGATTATCTCAAACAGCAACGAGCTTCTTAATCTTTGTTAGTGGATCACAGGATAAAAGCGTAAAACATCGAAGAAGATGAGCTATCAACGAGTTGTAATTACCCAATTTGGATCATCGGAGGTCTTAAAAGTAATCGAGGAAAGTGAATTACCCAAACCGAAGCCAGGAGAAGTGAGAGTTAAAGTTTTGGCGTCAGGGGTAGCGTTTACCGATATTATGATCCGTGAAGGCAAATATCCAGGGATTAAGGAAAAACCGCCCTTTTCTCCAGGGTACGATCTGGTGGGTGTGGTTGAGCAGCTGGGGGAAGGAGTAAAGCAGCTACAAGTGGGCCAACAAGTGGCGGATCTGATGGTGATTGGAGCTCATTCAGAATATGTCTGTGTGCCGGAAAGCCGCTTGATCCCAGTTCCAGAAGCGCTTGATGCAGCCGAAGCAGTGAGTCTAGTTCTCTCTTATGTCACGGCTTATCAAATGTTACATCGAATTGCCACAATTCAGGAGGGTCAGCGCATTCTGATCCATGGTGCAGGGGGGGCGGTGGGCACGGCAATGATTCAACTGGGGAATTTACTGAATTTAGAGATTTATGGCACGGCTTCTCAAGCGAAACACGAGTTAGTTACCCGTCTGGGTGCCACCCCAATCAACTACAAAACAGAGGATTTTGTGGAGCGCATTTATGAGTTGACCGGCAATGGTGTCGATGCCGTGTTTGATCCCATTGGTGGCGATACCCTTAAACGCTCATTTAGAATTCTACGAGATCATGGCATTTTGGTCTCTTATGGCTTTTACAATGCAGTGATGGGCAAAGAGGGGAATATTCTCTGGGATTTATTCCGACTCCAACTCTGGAATTTACTGCCCAATCGTCGTTCTACCGCCTTTTATTCCATTGCGGGATTACGAGAAAAACAACCGACTTGGTTTGCGCAAGACTTAACCACGTTGTTTGACTTACTCAAACAAAGAAAAATTAAGCCAATGATTGCCCAGCGCATTGCCCTTTCAGAGGTTAAACACGCTCAGGAATTAATTGCAGAGGCAAAAGTTCAGGGAAAAGTGGTGGTGGAGATGACAGGGACCTGAAGTGGGACATTGACCCCTGAATTACAGTCAAAAAAATACAAGGATTTCAGAAATTTCCGGCAAAAACTTGGCAGCTGATCAACCTAAATCTTACCGATCACTGTTGCTTATTCCCTATTCCCTCACTTTAACCCGCCAAGTAACTTGCTCAGCAGATCCTAAATTAGACCACTTGATAAACAAAACTCAACGTTGCCCAAGAATTGACGTTCAAGGCATAAACATTGCTATCAGAGTTGGTTAGTTCGCTAGAGACCTGACTAGCCGCTTGCAAATCTTCTTGCACGGCTTGCATGACTTTTAGCGGTTCCGGCAAATCAATAATCCGTTCCCCTTCTCCTTTCGATTGTGGGATGTGAGAAATCACGTTTAGGGTTTTGGTGAAGGGTTGAGTGCTGCCGAGAATATAAATTTCTGATAATCCCGCTGGTCCAGGGACTTGCCAATCGTAAGACGCTTCTGTTTTCGGGATAATGCGGGTTTCTCCGGGTGCGAGTTGGAGATTTTGCAAGGGTTGAATATTTTGGGAAGGATCCGTGACAGCCGACCCATCGGGGAAATAGAAACATAAGGGGTTTGCCCCGGAATCGACCCCGAACAGGAGACAGTAAATTGCGCGATCGCTGATATTTTGTAAACGATATTGAATTTGCGTGCCAGCGATAATTTGGGGAAAGGCACCGGCTAAGGCATAAGGGAGAGATTGCTGATCAAAGAAAAATTCCCGACCTTGGCGATAGCGAAAGGTCTCTTGGCTAATCACTGGCGTTGCTTCTCCTTGAGGAGAAAGGGTTTCGAGGGTAGCCCGTAATCCTAAGCGAGAAGAACCATCATTAACCGTCAGTCGGCATAATTTCGCCGCCAAAAGCGTTTGTAACTTGGGAACAATGCGCATCACTGCCGATTTAACGGCTTCAGTTTGTGTCCCCACGGTACTGGGAATTGGCATTCCCCCCACAGAAAATAAGCCATAGCCATTTTCCACAATATTTTTAATGGGGGGATTGCCTTGTAGGGCTTGCCCTTTACTAAAGACATAATCAGCGCTACCTTCCCCAGCTGTAATCAAAGCTGAGACTTCTCCCACACTCGAAAAAGCACTGGTGGCATCAACCCGTTCAATGCGACCCAGGTTTGCCTCTAGCGCGATAATTAACCCAGGGTTGCGAGGAATAACCCGGATTTTTTCTTGCAAGCCTTGTCCCACTTGCAGTGGAGTGTTCCCTTGTTGCCAGCGGGCACGGGCATTTAAACCATCATGATGGGTCAATTTAAATTCTGCTGAACTATCTTCACCGTATTTTCCAGGGAAAGAAAAGATGGAATTCACGCCATAATCTTTTAGCGTCGCTGGGGGAATGCCAACTAACCGTAAATTGATATTGCCTTCTCTCTCAACGCCAGTAATGACCGCTTCTGCACCAAACAAATCGGAAAAAGCATAGTAGGGAACAATCGTCTGTCCTTGGTCTTTGCCAAATAAACGGGGCTGTTGTTGAGGTCCGAGTAACCGTTCAATACTTTGGGCACTGCGAGTCAGGGAAATTTGAATGTTGCTGGCAGAGATGGCTTCCCAAAGCGAATGGGTCAAGGTATGGGTAAAGACGCCGGCATGAAATCCTCCCCAATCGGTTTCAGTGGCGATTTGTTGGGGACCAGTGGCAGTAATGACGACTCCCCGAAGCGTTTGGGCTTGGTTAATCAGGCTTTCTGAAGTGCGGTCAATTTGGTTTAATTCGGTTTTGAGGGTTTCGGCAAAATCAAGGTCTTTTTCACTGAGGGTGGAAGTAGTAGAACGGTTGAGTGAGCGGACTCTAAAGTTGCCTTGCAGGGGTTGACCGGTTGGGAGATAGCTGGTGTCGAGAACGAGTGTCACTTTATCGGTGAGCAACGATCGCGCTAAGGTAGCTAAGGTATTTTCTAAAATTAGATTACTCTGCTGTAACCAGCGACCGGAAGTGGAACCGTCACTGGGAACCAGACAGTTAATGACGGGGGAGGAATTGCCTTGCTGGCTTCCATCCGGCAGTTTCGCTTTCGTGCCAAAACCACTGAAATGAAAGACAACAATATCATCCGGTTGCGCTTGTTGAATTAAATGTTCTCGAAATGCATCAACAATTTGGTTACGGGTAGCAGCGCGATCCGTTAGCGTTAGGATATCTTCGCTTTGAAAGCCAAAGCGATAGCGCAGCAGTTCTTGTTGTTGTTCAACATCGGTGATGCAGCCTTTAAGACCATTACCGCCATATTGATTGATTCCCACTAAAAGAGCAAGTTTACGACCGCTACCACTGGCTAAAACTTGAGCGTGCTGCTGAATTTTGCGTTTCCATGCGGGCGATAACCATAAAAATGATTCTCCACTCAGCCCCCATGCCAATAACGATAGCCCTGCCTGTTGTAGGAAATTACGCCGATCAATACCCATGTTACCCACTGCAACAACTGTGCTGATTAAAATTAATCTGCTATTACTGTAGAAGCTTTTGGCGGAAAATCAAAGATTTCATTGGTAATCACTGAGTCATTAGGGATCTTTTGTCACTGCAACGACATAGTCCTTCAAGGCTTGTGGTGTTCCTTCTTTCGTGATTTTTCCTTGCTCTAAAATAAACGCGCGATCGCAGTAATCCAATTCTTCTAAACGGTGTGTTACCCAAAGGGCAGTAATGCCGCGGCTTTTAACCAAAAACCGCACCTGCTTGACTAATTCGATTTGAGTATCCGGATCGAGGAGGGCGGTGGGTTCATCTAAGAGCAAAACCGGACAATGACGCGCGATCGCGCCGGCGATGGCAATGCGTTGTTTTTGTCCGCCACTGAGGGCATAAATTGGTCGTCGTTCCCAACCGAGTAAGTTGACGGCACTTAAGGCTTCCTGAACGCGATCGCGCACTTGCGTCCAACTTAAGTTTTCTTTCACTAAGCCAAACGCCACATCGGCACCCACTGTGGGCATCACCAGCTGATGATCCGGATTTTGAAAGACAAATCCTAACGGTTGTTCCACCTCACACGTTCCGCTTTGAGGCGTTAACAATCCCGCTAAAATCCGGAGTAACGTAGATTTTCCACTGCCATTATTCCCCAACAACATCCAGAACTCTCCCTGGGGAATCTTGAGGGAACAGTCTTGTAAAATTGGGTGCTGAGGATGCCAAGCAAAGTTTAGGTTTTCAACCGCGATCGCAGCTTGTGTCACAAATCTTCCTTAAAAATCCCCCTAACGGGGGTGAGTTGATTGAATTAAGATTGTTGCATAAAGAAGCCAGCGGGGCGTCCGGCAGGGCTGCCATCTTTTTGCGATAGAATAACAGCGCTAATCTGATCGCTAAAGACCGCTACTTTCTTTTCGGGATCTTTTTCACAGGTTAATTCCACCAGTTGAGGCGTGGCGGATTTGAGCGCATTCATGACCTCTTCATACACTTTTTGCGCGTCTGCTGATTCTTTACGTTGAACTGTAATGGGAATCGGGCTATATTTCAAAGTCAAATCAATCGAGAACATAGGTTAAAGCATAAGTTTCTTTCCCAATGTATCTTATCCTGTTTCTAATCGAGAGCGGAAGGAGAGTTGCTGATCCCCATTCAGGGCAAACAGCAGAAATTTATTTCTTGGGAAAGCTGAGAAATCGGAGGTCGTCACCTAAACTGAGGGGATAGTCACTCGATTGGAGTTTAAAGATCAACTCAAGGATATTAACCAGAATGCGAGATTTTTCAACCATTCAAAACACAAACTATGACCTGATTATCATTGGCGGTGGCGTTAATGGCGCAGCAACCGCTCGCGATGCCGCAATGCGGGGAATCAAAACCATTTTATTAGAAAAGAGCGATTATGCCAGTGGAACATCTAGCTGGTCTACGCGCCTCATTCACGGCGGTTTGCGCTACCTCGAATATTTTGAGTTTCCCCTGGTGCGGGAATCGTTGCGGGAACGGGAAGTGTTATTGCGGACTGCCCCCCATTTAGTCAAGCCACTGATGTTAACCGTGCCGGTGTATGGAGATCGATCGCGCCCCTACTGGAAAATTCAAGCGGGAATGTTGCTCTACGATATCTTTAGCTACGATAAAACCTTGCCGTCCCACCGGATGCTGCCGCGACAGAAGTTTCATCAACTCTTTCGCTATTTAGACCAAGACGGCTTAAAAGGTGGGGCGCAATATTACGATGGGCAAGCGGTTTATGCCGAACGCCTTTGTTTAGAAAATATCATTGCTGCCCAAGAAGCGGGGGCAACTTGCCTCAATTATGCGGAAGTCACCGGGTTAGTTCGCAATGGTGATCAAATTACCCAGTTAGCCTGTGCAGATCAACTCACCGGCGAAGCGTTTACCATTCAAGGCAGCGAACACGCTGTCATTATCAATACCAGCGGTCCTTGGGTCGATCAGGTGTGCCAGCGAGGAAAAACCAATCAGCAAAACGCCCCCATCGGCGAAAAACCCAAAATTGGTGGCACCAAAGGCAGTCATGTGGTGGTTCCGCCGTTTTCTGGGGCACCAGATACCGCTCTCTATGTCGAAGCCAAGTCCGATGGACGTCCCTTCTTTATTGTGCCTTGGTTAGGAATGTATCTCATTGGCACCACCGATTTACGGTTCCAAGGCAGTTTAGATCGCGTGAAAGCCGATAACGAAGAAATTGATTATCTGTTGCGAGAAACCAACTTAATCATTCCCAGTGCGCAACTCACCCGTGATGATGTCAAATTTACCTACTCTGGGGTGCGTCCTTTACCCTATGCCGAAGGACAAAAACCCGGTAGTGTCACCCGCAAACATATTATTTACGATCATGGGGCAGAAGGAGTGACAAACTTGATTTCTCTGATTGGCGGCAAATTAACCACGTTCCGTCATGTGGGGGAAGAACTGGTTGATGCGGTTTGCAAAAAGCAAAAGCGCCAGACGCCCCCTTGTCCTACCTTAAACACGCCTTTTCCCGGTGCGGTTGTTCCTAGCGATGAACGGGTAACTCAGGCGGTACAAACATATCGCGATCGCG from Cyanobacteria bacterium GSL.Bin1 includes the following:
- a CDS encoding GntR family transcriptional regulator, producing the protein MVKFHIKLDSEIPASKQLFDQIQFAIASRQYPPGHRLPSTRQLAMMTGLHRNTISKVYRQLEDTGLVESLAGSGIYVKSQGHEGGKRYTTAQLASEAENFSETTYQIVQDGINELLNLGCSLQQVREIFLSEINWRLQCSAQVLVTVPQRDIGAGKLILQDLEPTLGVPIQLVAMEQLTDVLEETDSATVVTSRYFIKDVDAIAAPKSVRVIPVDINDYAKEIKIITQLQINTCLGIVSLSSGFLDAAERIIHSLRGEELLIMSAQATNRTKLKALVRTAQTIICDQASYPQVKQIINEISDDLIRPPEVICSENYISAESIRLLRQELGLGQS
- a CDS encoding Photosystem I reaction center subunit II, with the translated sequence MSELLSGQTPIFGGSTGGLLTAAETEEKYGITWTSSKEQVFEMPTGGAAIMREGENVFYFARKEQCLALGTQLRTKFKPKIEDFKIYRIYPNGEIEYLHPKDGVFPETVNEGRPYVGKIDRKIGANPDPATVKFSGKEPYEV
- a CDS encoding zinc-binding dehydrogenase; the encoded protein is MSYQRVVITQFGSSEVLKVIEESELPKPKPGEVRVKVLASGVAFTDIMIREGKYPGIKEKPPFSPGYDLVGVVEQLGEGVKQLQVGQQVADLMVIGAHSEYVCVPESRLIPVPEALDAAEAVSLVLSYVTAYQMLHRIATIQEGQRILIHGAGGAVGTAMIQLGNLLNLEIYGTASQAKHELVTRLGATPINYKTEDFVERIYELTGNGVDAVFDPIGGDTLKRSFRILRDHGILVSYGFYNAVMGKEGNILWDLFRLQLWNLLPNRRSTAFYSIAGLREKQPTWFAQDLTTLFDLLKQRKIKPMIAQRIALSEVKHAQELIAEAKVQGKVVVEMTGT
- a CDS encoding DUF4384 domain-containing protein translates to MGIDRRNFLQQAGLSLLAWGLSGESFLWLSPAWKRKIQQHAQVLASGSGRKLALLVGINQYGGNGLKGCITDVEQQQELLRYRFGFQSEDILTLTDRAATRNQIVDAFREHLIQQAQPDDIVVFHFSGFGTKAKLPDGSQQGNSSPVINCLVPSDGSTSGRWLQQSNLILENTLATLARSLLTDKVTLVLDTSYLPTGQPLQGNFRVRSLNRSTTSTLSEKDLDFAETLKTELNQIDRTSESLINQAQTLRGVVITATGPQQIATETDWGGFHAGVFTHTLTHSLWEAISASNIQISLTRSAQSIERLLGPQQQPRLFGKDQGQTIVPYYAFSDLFGAEAVITGVEREGNINLRLVGIPPATLKDYGVNSIFSFPGKYGEDSSAEFKLTHHDGLNARARWQQGNTPLQVGQGLQEKIRVIPRNPGLIIALEANLGRIERVDATSAFSSVGEVSALITAGEGSADYVFSKGQALQGNPPIKNIVENGYGLFSVGGMPIPSTVGTQTEAVKSAVMRIVPKLQTLLAAKLCRLTVNDGSSRLGLRATLETLSPQGEATPVISQETFRYRQGREFFFDQQSLPYALAGAFPQIIAGTQIQYRLQNISDRAIYCLLFGVDSGANPLCFYFPDGSAVTDPSQNIQPLQNLQLAPGETRIIPKTEASYDWQVPGPAGLSEIYILGSTQPFTKTLNVISHIPQSKGEGERIIDLPEPLKVMQAVQEDLQAASQVSSELTNSDSNVYALNVNSWATLSFVYQVV
- a CDS encoding ATP-binding cassette domain-containing protein translates to MTQAAIAVENLNFAWHPQHPILQDCSLKIPQGEFWMLLGNNGSGKSTLLRILAGLLTPQSGTCEVEQPLGFVFQNPDHQLVMPTVGADVAFGLVKENLSWTQVRDRVQEALSAVNLLGWERRPIYALSGGQKQRIAIAGAIARHCPVLLLDEPTALLDPDTQIELVKQVRFLVKSRGITALWVTHRLEELDYCDRAFILEQGKITKEGTPQALKDYVVAVTKDP
- a CDS encoding glycerol-3-phosphate dehydrogenase, whose amino-acid sequence is MRDFSTIQNTNYDLIIIGGGVNGAATARDAAMRGIKTILLEKSDYASGTSSWSTRLIHGGLRYLEYFEFPLVRESLREREVLLRTAPHLVKPLMLTVPVYGDRSRPYWKIQAGMLLYDIFSYDKTLPSHRMLPRQKFHQLFRYLDQDGLKGGAQYYDGQAVYAERLCLENIIAAQEAGATCLNYAEVTGLVRNGDQITQLACADQLTGEAFTIQGSEHAVIINTSGPWVDQVCQRGKTNQQNAPIGEKPKIGGTKGSHVVVPPFSGAPDTALYVEAKSDGRPFFIVPWLGMYLIGTTDLRFQGSLDRVKADNEEIDYLLRETNLIIPSAQLTRDDVKFTYSGVRPLPYAEGQKPGSVTRKHIIYDHGAEGVTNLISLIGGKLTTFRHVGEELVDAVCKKQKRQTPPCPTLNTPFPGAVVPSDERVTQAVQTYRDRVSLATLNHLFTLYGARATDVLKLTDESPELAEPMTSELPDIKAQIVYAVRQESAQTFVDILRRRTTIAMQFNYGLDVLPIVSEVVKTYCGWNQSQCETARQDYHTYMEENCIPDYVLAQKESAAAAC